From the genome of Muricauda sp. SCSIO 64092, one region includes:
- a CDS encoding DUF4249 domain-containing protein produces MNSIKGYIQSIRSQNSSLQVSRSIAGCIEKRILELQTLFSIRFPWLRLRSARQENTRTDGLFSAMAFKVLGGIFLLVIQAACTDVVDVEVQNGPERLVVEASLDWEKGTPGNVQTIRLRKSTPFFDTSTTTDVTGASVVVTNDTNGTRFVFADQNNGTYQTTTFEPILGQSYSLRIEHEGEVYTARETMTPVTEITNVFQDREEGFDDEALEVHIVFTDPPEEGNNYLFRFQRRGDLLPDLEVAEDEFVNGREIDWWYEIDDDDDDLLPFEPGDVVDIEMYGISTPYYDYIKILVDQLGGQGLFETTPVAVKGNCINETNSENYPFGYFRLTEVVKTSYTFVEDE; encoded by the coding sequence ATGAACAGTATAAAAGGATATATTCAGAGTATACGTAGCCAAAATTCGTCCCTTCAAGTGTCCCGCAGCATTGCGGGATGTATCGAGAAGCGAATTTTGGAATTGCAAACCTTGTTCTCGATACGCTTTCCTTGGCTTCGACTGCGCTCAGCCCGACAGGAAAACACTCGAACTGACGGTTTGTTCAGTGCCATGGCCTTCAAAGTTTTAGGGGGTATTTTTCTACTCGTTATTCAAGCCGCCTGTACCGATGTCGTGGATGTTGAAGTACAGAATGGTCCTGAACGCTTGGTTGTGGAGGCTTCCCTGGATTGGGAAAAGGGAACGCCCGGTAATGTGCAGACCATTCGATTGCGAAAATCGACCCCATTTTTTGATACCAGCACCACAACCGATGTTACCGGAGCTTCCGTAGTGGTCACCAATGATACCAACGGGACCCGCTTCGTTTTTGCAGACCAAAACAATGGTACCTACCAAACTACGACCTTTGAACCCATATTGGGGCAGTCCTATTCCCTTAGAATTGAGCATGAAGGTGAGGTCTACACCGCCAGGGAAACCATGACCCCGGTTACGGAGATTACCAATGTTTTCCAGGATCGTGAAGAAGGCTTTGATGATGAGGCCCTGGAGGTACATATCGTGTTCACCGATCCCCCCGAAGAGGGAAACAATTACCTGTTTCGGTTTCAGCGTCGAGGAGATCTACTGCCCGATTTGGAAGTGGCCGAAGATGAATTTGTCAATGGCCGGGAAATTGATTGGTGGTACGAGATTGATGATGACGATGATGATCTGCTCCCTTTTGAGCCTGGGGATGTTGTGGATATTGAAATGTATGGTATTTCCACGCCCTACTACGATTACATCAAAATTTTAGTCGACCAATTGGGAGGACAAGGACTGTTTGAAACCACACCTGTAGCCGTAAAGGGCAATTGCATCAATGAAACGAATTCGGAGAACTACCCTTTTGGGTATTTCCGATTGACCGAAGTCGTCAAAACCAGTTACACCTTTGTGGAAGACGAATGA
- a CDS encoding DUF1853 family protein, translating into MNSILHGFYHTLPLWTKQQFGLTQFDFPEMAVDGIPAIDFPENLRLGHQMEYVFKHLVGMAQDYEVVLSNILIDEGKTRIGELDFILKNTNTQKYIHVELAYKFYIINPEISEPIYRLMGPNRRDMFHTKLDKLKAKQLPLLFHNGLAPYWEALGIDPIETEQQCCFKAQLFEPYRENVSIRPLNTSCIVGKWLRFDDFNMPEFRHYHYYIPRKREWVIVPHENVGWKSHYETVLDVNLSMVKENAPMLWIRKSTATIEKVFVVWW; encoded by the coding sequence ATGAATTCCATCCTACATGGTTTTTACCATACCCTACCACTTTGGACCAAGCAACAATTTGGGTTGACCCAATTCGATTTTCCGGAGATGGCCGTTGATGGGATTCCGGCAATTGACTTCCCCGAAAACCTCCGTTTGGGCCATCAAATGGAGTATGTATTCAAGCATTTGGTGGGTATGGCCCAAGATTACGAAGTTGTCCTATCCAATATACTTATTGATGAAGGGAAAACCCGAATTGGTGAATTGGACTTCATTCTCAAAAATACCAACACCCAAAAATACATCCACGTAGAACTCGCCTATAAATTCTATATCATCAACCCTGAAATTTCCGAACCAATTTACCGTTTAATGGGGCCGAACAGAAGGGATATGTTCCATACCAAACTGGACAAGCTCAAGGCAAAGCAGTTGCCACTACTCTTCCATAACGGTTTGGCACCCTATTGGGAAGCTTTGGGGATTGACCCCATCGAAACTGAACAACAATGCTGTTTTAAGGCCCAGCTTTTTGAACCCTATCGCGAAAACGTTTCCATCCGACCCTTGAATACCAGCTGCATTGTTGGGAAATGGCTCCGATTTGATGATTTCAATATGCCTGAATTCAGGCATTATCACTATTACATTCCCAGAAAACGGGAATGGGTGATCGTACCCCATGAAAATGTGGGTTGGAAGTCACATTATGAAACGGTATTGGACGTTAATCTAAGCATGGTCAAAGAAAATGCTCCCATGCTTTGGATAAGAAAGTCCACTGCGACAATTGAAAAAGTGTTTGTGGTTTGGTGGTGA